The Takifugu rubripes chromosome 16, fTakRub1.2, whole genome shotgun sequence genome contains the following window.
CGGCTTCAACTGCTTGAGCTGAATGATGGGTTGTGATGGGCTGTGGCTTTTTAATCATCAGACTAGTCAGAAGAAGCTTTAATTATTCAATTATGAATAGTGTCTTTAACAGTGTTTCTTCTAAGTTTCCTGGGAACCTCAGACTTTTCTAAGTGCACGGCACTGCTGGCCCTCACTGACCACTCCTTGTTCTGCTGCTGACATGAGGTTAGACAGAAACCTCCAAGGACTGTGATGTTTGCTGAGGACATTGTGCTCTGTAccgaggacaggaggaagacaATCTAAAGTGATGGAGGTCTACactgaaaaagagagaaattgaGGTTAGCTAAAGCGTGAGGGACCCAAGCGGAACAGTAAGGTTACTGGACGCCTGGGGGTTGATAGACGAGCGTGGGTGGGAAAGAGGTGAAACAGTTCAGTCATGGTGCACAATAAAGGTGCATCAGATGCTGTTggctcagacaggaagcagagccgGGGGTGGCAGAGATGAAAATGTTGAAGACTCTCTTTGGGAGTGATGCAGCGGGATAGGATCAGGAATGAGTAGGGACAGAGCATGTTAGAGAGGAGATTGGGACCGTTTGCTAAGGTCCACAGGCAAGACAGTGAGCTGAGGTTGGACCTGCCAGGCAGGAGACCCAGAAGAAGCCCAAAGAGGGTATTGGTGAATGCAGTGAAAGAGGCATAAAGGATAAGTGGTAGTTGGCCTGTTGGGGAAATGGATTTGAGAAGCCAGTATTGATTTGCATTGACAACCAACAGCACGAGGGGCAGCTGTGGCTCTAATGTTGGCATGATAATATATATAACATTCATCAGCGGTTTTAATTGCTTTTCCTCTTAGACAGCCTCGCTTGTGGAGGAAGAGCTTTGAGGCTTGACAACAATGCACATGATGAACAATACAAGGGTTCATGAGGCTTTCAGGTGGATCTTTGTGTTCACAAAAGAGAGGCCAAACACTTATTAGGAAAGGTTTTCCTGTAAAATGTGAAGAACACTTTAAATGAGACATCATATAGAAGCCTTCTATAAGAATCCCTGCTGCATACAATCTGCTCTCTCCTGGAGGGATATATAGTCCTGAGAAAATAATAATTCTAATATTAATCCACTATGGTGGATGGTGTTTCTAAAAAGTTTAAATTAGATGgacataaaaagaaagaaaagaagaaaaggtctAGAAATAAGGTCTAGAATAAGAAATGCCGGTCCTCATCGTGTGAGATTGCTTTTGAAGCTGCAGCAAAAACTCCATGTTGATGCCTTTGGAAACGTTCAATCCAAACGTGAACCATTCACACGCATTCAAAGGGTCGTTTCAGAAAAAGTGAACAAGTTTATTGTGAAGAAAGACATCAACGTGAACTCTGTTTGGATTCACGTGTACAAAAATACATCTTTTTGAACTGGTTTCTACATTGTGATCAGTTTTCTGATGTTTAATAAGATTTATTTCTCCAGACATGAAGTCTGTTTCTACAGTTTCACCAACAAATCATGACAAGTCATTGAAAAGCAACTTTTCACCTGCTACAGTGTTATGCAACCAGCAAAATGACAATTTTATATATTATTCCCAAACTTTAGAGACTAGATGTTGAGGCGTGGGCCATTTCCAAACTGGCTTTAAGCAGATATTTAAAAATTCAGGAAAGTGATATTTAAATTATGACTGTTATTAGAGACTGTGATGTGAGGTCTGATTGACACAAGGCTTCCGAATAATGATCTGAATATCACCGTAACACACAGATTTAATCTTTTATTGAACTGAAACATTTGTTTGAGCAATACAGTCACTTCTTTGTGAGAGCAGCTTTGGGAATTTGAAGGAAACTCAGCAGAGAATTCATTATTGATGCTTTTAAGGGGATCcaaaaaccatttaaatgtTGGATGCTGATTAGATGCAGTCTAAAGCAACATGAAGGACTGCTGCAGATAACACACAAACCTAAAGCCTCCATCCTACTTTTCACATTGCTTGACGGATGTTTTCCAGGTTCTTCTCTATATTGTCTATGACCTCCACAGCGGCTTGTGGAATCCTGGTTCCTGGGCCAAACACTGCACACACGCCACTCTGGTACAGGAACTCGTAGTCCTACGAGCACAAAGAGGTTGGATCCACTTAACTGGTTTTGCAGTTCATCAAATAgtcacttttttatttatcaGTCTTGAGGGAAAGCGAGAACGCTTTTACAGAGTCTCTGTGTAAATGTGTCACGTCAATTATGGCGGATTCAAGTGTGACGTGAGCTCAAAGGACGGCGATGAAGCCCACAAGAATGGCTGAAACGTGGAAGAATACGTGTAGCCTGCAATTAGAGTCCCCATAGTATTGAAATTCTCTCCCTCTGCATGGACATTTGAATTCTTTACATCAGTTCTCTGCTCATAACAGGGATGAGGAGCAGCTTAAGAGTGGACTGACAGATTTTCCCTCATTCATGTGAAAGTCAAGAGCCGAAATCTGTGTATGTGCTGAACTACAAAGCAAAGCTGTGCCTATTTGGTGCTTTTGAAGTGTTTAAATTATGCACTATTGTAACTATTGCCTTGCCTGTGTCCGCATGCAAATGGGACGTTTAATTCAGTGCTGATCAGCGAAAAGAGAAACATAAGACCAGGACACGGGAGACTGAAGTAATGAAATCTTGTGAACCTGTGGCGGGATGACTCCTCCGCAGATGACCAGGATATCTGGCCTGTTCATCTTCCGCAGTTCCTTGACGAGCTCGGGGACCAGGGTCTTGTGTCCGGCGGCGAGTGTGCTGACGCCAACACAGTGGACGTCTGCGTCGACAGCCTGCTGGGCAACCTCCAGGGGCGTCTGTTCACCcgagtggaaaaacaaaggaaagagCCAGCACATTATTCAGGGGGATGTGGCCAACCGATTCCAGCAAGCAGAACATTTATACGTGTTTTTATAAACCAGACATTGCGTGAGTTTATGTATCTTCACCATCTTAAAGGAATATTAATGattatattaatataaaacTGGCTTTGAGTTCATCTGAGTGAATAATAAATTATTACTATAGGCTGCAACTACAAAACATGGAGCTTAGTCCATAAGGTGCAATAACTGCATGTACATAACACTTTTATGTATGAATAAAAAATTCATAAACCTCTTATCCAATCAATATTTACAAATTGAACAAATTGGTATGGCAAATAAATGGAGAGAGGGGGATTTTAAAAGGCAGGAAACAGAGCTGTAATAGAAATGTAAATTTCTGCCGCTTTGGTTGTTCTTAGCTCTGTTAAGAACAAGTCTAACTCCAGCGGGGCTCTCACCTGGAACAGTGGTCCGATGTCCACGTCAAATCCCAGGTCAGCGAAGCCCGTGGCGATGACTTTGGCGCCTCTGTCGTGACCGTCCTGACCCATCTTTGCCACCAGCAGACGCGGGTTCCTGCCCTCATGTTTCTTAAAATCTGCGATTCTAAAAAAAGACATGCATGAGAAGGACGTTGGGACCACCTGAACCAGCCATCAAAGTGACCAGTGAAGAGGTGAATTTGTACCTGTTGTGAGCCAGGGCGATCTCTTCCTGCTCGCCATACTCACTGCGGTAGGCACCGCTCACCATCCTGGTGCTGGCTTTGTGTTCACCAAACACGGCCTTCATGGCGTCAGTTATTTCACCTACGGAGCACCTGAGTGATGCAGTGCAGACCAATTCTTCAGCCCGCTTTTACTTTTTAGAGACCAAAGCACTAAAATCTACTAAAATATGACctttcaattatttaaaaacacGGCAACAAGCCTCTAAATCACAGGCGCTTGCTGCAGTAAAATATAAATGATTAAGTCATCTCAAACTAGTCAAAATCACCAACTGTGCTGGAGTTCTCTCAGGTGTAATAAGACATTTATTCTAGTGGATTTAACTGGCCATGAGCTCTCAGAACTCTCTAGCCAAGAAAGATGTGATCAGCATCTTAAGTGCGACACTGGAGAGTCATTCTGTCAGTGCTTGAATCTTTAAGAAAGTAATCATCGTCAGTGAGGACATTATGCAGCTATTATGAGACTGCTGCTGGAGAATCGGTGGAAAGGTTGATAACACTGACAGATGATTTAATAATCTCTGACCTGGCACGTGCTGCCTCCACAGCCAGGGCCAAAAGGTTACCCTCCCTGGTTCGGGCACACTCCTCTATGGCTTCCAGGCACTTCTTCGCCGCCTCGGGGTCACGACTCTGTCTCACCTACAAGAGGAAAATCATCTGCTCTGTTAACAGCAGTAACGCAGCACGAAATCCCGCTGCCGTGCATTTGTGACGACTGTTGGAACACCGCAGACTGTTAACTAAGATGTTGCCTCAGTGACTCAGTTCTTTtgtcaacatgtttttttttatgtcctcTAATATTAATGATTCTATGCTTAGCAGAGGAAATATATTTCATAATTCATGTACGCAAttataaaaaaggaaacaagcgAGGTGTCAGGGCGCTGTGCTGGGAGGATGTAAGTCATAAAAAGCCTGAgcaaacatttcaatttgcacGTTTCTTCTATCAAATCTCAATGGAACAAAGCAATAACAGAGGTTACCAGTGGCAACGGTGCCCACTTTACCCAACCGAGGggtctgtctctcctctcggCCTGAGCGAATCTCAAAGAATACACACAGAGATGGAAGACTGCTGCCCATGTCTCCAGAGTCCGTAAAAACAAGTCTGGACAACAGTTGTAAATGTACAGAAGAGATTTAGGGCCACCCCATGAGGGGAAAGGAAGAGGAGCCATTTTTTTGTCATGACCTTTGGGAGAAAAGTCCAAATGTCAAGAAGAAATTGGAAgtaggtgaaaaaaaaatcatcaaaatgTTCCTTGATTACATTTTGACAAGAGAGGACAAGTTTCAGAAATCTAATAGTGGTTGTCAGGGAAAGTTAATGCGTTATCCAAAATGCCTAAAATTATATCACATGGAAAAGAGGTACAAAGAAGAAAATCGGTGGAGAAGCAGTCACTAGCATAATGGATTCATTTTCCCTTAACTGTCACATAGGAAGCTAACTTCAGGGTCATGTTTTCAGCAGCCTGTTCAAAGCCTTAATACTGACACCTGTGCTTGTGAGTGCTTGTTACTGAAGCTGAGTCCGAGCTATAGTTTCATCTGCATGGCATTTTGGAACGGTTGTTCTCAAAAGGTCCACTTTTTTGCTACAttatattttgattttttttctcaatatTGTGATTTCGACttttttcctgacatttttcacttttttcaaAATGCGTAATGAAACATACTTCCTCTTCTCGTCTTTTTTCTCATGGCTAGCTGCAATGCTCTTCCAGGTCCATGGACGAGTACTTACCTTTTTGAGTTTTTCTATCTGTTTCTCGCGTACGGCTGTGTTATCTATAGCCAGCACTTCCACCGTCTCCTCCTTATCTAAGCGGTACTTGTTGACGCCAacgatgacctctgaccctgaaggACAAGAGcacaaattgtttttttaaatatctggacTTATTCTAGGCATTATCTGTTTAAATAAAGTGGGAGCTACTAATAAATCACTGAACTGTTGATCAGACTTAAGATGCAGATGAGGAAGAGTGATGGGATTCATTTTCACCCTTCTCCTCTCGATGTGTCTTCATCCACGTGCAAATCTCATTTTTGAAATGCATATATATGAAGTTATATGTCACTGGCGAGGATGGCTTTACATCCAGATTTACCAGAGACCTAATGAATGCCAATGGGAGTGGAGATTATGGAGATTTCCATCCTGTCGTGGCACCTCAAGTGCCCAGTGTTGGAGATGGAGGCACTTAAAATAAGTAGAATTTAAAAATTTACTCCAAGGGCAAAGTAATGAGTATTTAATATTCAGAGCTGCACACCAACGTTCCCTCCCCCCTGAGGCAGCTCTGCTTCTAGGTCCCAGTCGCGCAGGACCATTTCGTTACATGTAAACACTTAATCTTAAAGCACCCTGGGAAAACAACTGGTTTGATTTCCAACACACAGCTACATTAATTATTCCAATAGGGAAATACAGTCAGGCCTCTCTTTTATCCACTATATCTACAACCATTGAGAACAGAACCGCTTGGAAAGCTGCTAAAGAATTTTATGAGCTTTATTCATTATTATCTGGAACGTTATTATATGGGAAACAGCCCTTTTTTGACTTAATTAATTTAATGATTAATGATTCATCTGCCCAGGACAGTCAAGCCACTGAGAAAGTGGAAActctttgtgtttattaaaCATGGAAAGAAATCCAAAATAACTTGATATTCAACATCTCAGCTACTGAAGGAGACCCGATTCCTCCACGGTGTGAAGCTGGTGTGTTTTCTTATGCACCTGAGTCAATGCGGGCCTGTCTGCGAGCAGCACATTCTTCAATCCTCAGCTTTGGGATGCCCTCTGCCACAGCTTTGGCCATCCCTCCCATCTCTTCAATGTCCTTAATGAactacaaaacaataaaagaaacatttacTTTCACGTCACATTATCTGCCAACGCCGACGCTGGAGCTGCGGGTGAAGAGAAGCTGAAGTTAAATCAGCCACGGCGCTCCAGAACCAAACCTTTAACGCCGTGTTGTACACATCGTCTGTTAAAGCCTCCATCATGTGCGAGCCCCCCCATGGATCAGCGACTTTAGGGATGCCCGATTCTTCCTGGACGATAATCTGGGTGTTCCTGGCAATGCGAGCGCTCTTCACCGTGGGCAGGCCCAGGGCTTCGTCAAAGGAGTTGGTGTGGAGAGACTGCGTGCCTCCGAACACGGCGGCCATGGCCTCGATCACTGTACGGATCACATTGTTGTACGGATCCTACCGGTAGAGGAGGGAGGAGCGGAATTGATGCGAGAACATTGATCTCAATGTGCAAAAGTCAGCCAAAATTGTCTACAAATGATACTTTCTGGGGTCTTTTGAAGGCCTTTAAATCACAGCTAACCCTCACCTGTTCAGTGAGCGACCATCCTGAAGTCTGGCAGTGAGTGCGGAGGAGGAGAGACTTGGTGTTCTTGGGCTGGAAATTCTCCTTTATTAGTGTGGCCCATAACCTCCTGGCTGCCCTCAGCTTGGCAATTTCCATGTAGAAATTCATGCCGATGCCCCAGAAAAAGGACAACCTGGGGGAACAGACGTGGAGATGAAAACATTGAATGAAAACAGCTACATCGGTAAAATTACCATTGACCTCACAGATTCAGCTGCACTTTATTGATTTATTAACCACGAAGTTATTGAACATTCAGTGTGAAAACATTGGACTTTCTTGTCATTGTCTGCAACAGCTGTCAGGTTCATTAACTCCACTGTATTTTTATGAGCTAATCTTTAAGACCTTACAACTCTTGGTTTTTGGTATTTTCCAATAATTCTGCACACGGAAAATTACTCATAATCAAAGCAAAGATAACAGTTGTTCCTTACAGTAGGTGGAGGAATAGAAACACCCCTTGGGAGAGGAGATACAGGCTGTATTTCCTGACCAACTGTGCAATTTAATTCATGTTCATTAATATGAATATGAACTGACATCTTGCTCTTCGCCTCCCAAAATCAGTGCTGCTTCCATTCCTGCATAAATAGCCTCATAAACAGAAGCAAAGAGCAAACCCTGGAAATGTAAATGACTCCTGACAGCTTTAACTGTTTAGAGCAGTGAGTTAATGCAGTAAAGGCAAgctcagatttttttaaattacctgGCTTTAAAAGAATGTTTGCGTCCTCAGTAAAAAGGACCTtaagtttaatgttttcttGTACCTTGGAGCAAACTCATCGATAGTCAGGCCCGCTTTCAGACCAGTGCGGCAATATTCCAGGCCGTTAGCGATGGTGTAGGCTACCTCCAGGATGGCATCAGCACCCGCTTCCTGAAGATGGTAGCCACTGATGGATATGGAGTTGAACTTGGGCATGTGCTGGGAACATGGGGAGCCATAAAATTCAGCCCGACTCAAAAGCAattagcaatcaaataaaagtaAGAAGCCTCTGAAGTATTATATAGACCTGTGACGTGTAAGCAAAGATGTCAGCGATGGCGTGCATGGAAGGCTCGGGCGGGAAAATGTAGGTGTTGCGGACCATAAACtcctttaaaatgtcattcTGAATGGTGCCGGTTAGTTTGGATTTAGGCactccctgctcctctcccgTCACAATAAACATGGCCAACACTGGGATCACGGCCCCGTTCATCGTCATGGAGACGGACATCTTCTCCAGAGGAATTTCATCAAAGAGCATCTTCATGTCTTCCACCGTGTCTATCGCGACACCAGCCATGCCCACGTCTCCGTGGACCCTGGGGTTGTCTGAGTCGTAGCCGCGGTGTGTCGGGAGGTCAAAAGCCACGGAGAGACCCTGTTGTCCGGCTTAAAGAGCCAAAGATTGAGGAATCAGAGTTTCTAACAATGCGTCGTGTGAATGGTGATGATTTACATTATAAAAGAGAGAATCATTTACCTTTAATATTGTCCTTATAAAACTTGTTGCTCTCCTCCACCGTACTGAAGCCAGCATACTGCCTGATGGTCCAGGGTCTGTAGGTGTACATGGTTGGATAGGGCCCTCTAGTGAACGGAAACACTCCAGGCAGCTCATCTGCGCGCCCAGCCGAGTCTGCCTGCGTGTACACGGGCTTGATGTCGAGACCCTCCGGGGTGTGCCAGATGAGATCTTCTGGGTTTTTGCCCTTCAGCTGTTTCTTAGCCAGGCTGGCCCATTCGGGATGCAGTTCAACTCGGTCCGGACAGGGTACCGAAGTGTGAAGCAGACAGCGACGCGTGCGTGCTGAGGAGGCACAAGCTCTGGCCAGATGCTTCGCAGCCGCGGCTGCACAGGCCCGATGTGCAGTCAGCATTCTTCAAAGATGCCTCAGTCAGATGCACATGGATCACCTGCGAAGGCAAAACAAGGTGATGTTTCTCTGGTTGCTTTCAGACAACGTTATTAGCCGTGTTGGAAAACTGGCCACTTACTGCAACTATTATTCGTATTAAAGCAGTAACGGGTATTGCGTTTGTGTACGCTGGACTGTGCGTGCGTTTCCAAACGATTAGATGTGGCTTTTGCTACGCAATTTGCTAACTcacattgttgttattgctctAACACTgccattagcaacattagcatcatGGTTGACAAGTGGCGTGAAAGTTGACATGcacaataaaactaaaaatcaaCAAAGACGTGCCTTAAAACGGTGACTATGAACCACCACAAATTAAATCCACATTTAAAAAGCCCtcggtcctgtgtgtgtttacatctgAACAAAAAATGCTAATGCTGATTAACACTTTAGCAAAGACTGACTGTAAGCTAGTCTGGATATGCCCACGCCTTTAAGAAATACAGCAGATATTTACTGACACGAAGCTTTTAGGAGGCACGTATATATCAAAGCATATAGTTTTCTATTATTTAAGACACGTTTCTGACCTTGTCGCTAGCGCTCTTTAGAGCTCCGTTCCATTTAAAGTACTGCAACCTTGGAAGGGTGCATGTGGAGACCTAACAACGACACAAGCGAGGGTGCACCATTTCGAGTAATAGAAAATATGGTTCGTTTTTTAAATAAGTAAAATTTGATATTACAAAGTTACGATTATGAAATGTTCGTATACATCTACTTAGAAAATATGTGTGTAACACAAGTTTGTGCTTTTGAGTTTTTTATTCTTGAGACTAAACAATGTTTGTCGGGAGGGGGGGTCGAAGCCTCTTTGAACGCAGCCTCACTGCCCACCTTATCGCAAGGTTCATCGCGCGCctcaaacacaaaatcaagaaatTATTATCTCGTTCTCCATAAAATACAAACTCGTTGTTACGAATATTAATCCTCAAGTAAATTTTATAAACCCATATTTTGAGTAAACACAAAGGAACAACCGGCAACGCAACCAGGAACTCATCAGCAGGCGGCAGCGTACCATTTCGCGAGCGTAGTTGTCGTTGGAGTCCCTTTAATAGGATGGTTCAACTCTGAAGAAAGGCGTGTCGTTGGTCCTCCAATCAGCTTTCGCAGCAGTCGCTGTTAACCAATCAGATCTTTCACGCTTTCCCAACACCCCGGAAGTACTTACTAGAGCCAAGTgtccacagaaaaacacacatctttCAAAAAGTAACACTTGTTTAAAACGTTGTATTTGTTTATTATCTGATATAGTTTTATTAAAACGTATTTAAATCACTCACAGAACACAGGTGTCAGAACATAGTACATGCCATGTTTATTTAATAGTTGGTCAATAAACTGTAATAACAGCGATGGCTATTAAAGCACTGTACAATATTGAGTCAGTTTGAGTTGAATAGGGTACACTTGCAgtctgtttttattaaaatatgcCAAACAGCAATATCATTCAGAGCATTCAGCAAGACAAACTTTTATCGATATAA
Protein-coding sequences here:
- the mmut gene encoding methylmalonyl-CoA mutase, mitochondrial — protein: MLTAHRACAAAAAKHLARACASSARTRRCLLHTSVPCPDRVELHPEWASLAKKQLKGKNPEDLIWHTPEGLDIKPVYTQADSAGRADELPGVFPFTRGPYPTMYTYRPWTIRQYAGFSTVEESNKFYKDNIKAGQQGLSVAFDLPTHRGYDSDNPRVHGDVGMAGVAIDTVEDMKMLFDEIPLEKMSVSMTMNGAVIPVLAMFIVTGEEQGVPKSKLTGTIQNDILKEFMVRNTYIFPPEPSMHAIADIFAYTSQHMPKFNSISISGYHLQEAGADAILEVAYTIANGLEYCRTGLKAGLTIDEFAPRLSFFWGIGMNFYMEIAKLRAARRLWATLIKENFQPKNTKSLLLRTHCQTSGWSLTEQDPYNNVIRTVIEAMAAVFGGTQSLHTNSFDEALGLPTVKSARIARNTQIIVQEESGIPKVADPWGGSHMMEALTDDVYNTALKFIKDIEEMGGMAKAVAEGIPKLRIEECAARRQARIDSGSEVIVGVNKYRLDKEETVEVLAIDNTAVREKQIEKLKKVRQSRDPEAAKKCLEAIEECARTREGNLLALAVEAARARCSVGEITDAMKAVFGEHKASTRMVSGAYRSEYGEQEEIALAHNRIADFKKHEGRNPRLLVAKMGQDGHDRGAKVIATGFADLGFDVDIGPLFQTPLEVAQQAVDADVHCVGVSTLAAGHKTLVPELVKELRKMNRPDILVICGGVIPPQDYEFLYQSGVCAVFGPGTRIPQAAVEVIDNIEKNLENIRQAM